Part of the bacterium Unc6 genome is shown below.
TCTGCTTTTCGTCATGCCCGGCAAACCTGCCAAGCATTTTTTTAATCGGGTCTATCTTGTGCCCGTTGCCCGAAAATTTACTACAATAATAGCCGTAGGCAATACGGTAAAGGCTATGGGCGAGTGTTAAACTTGAACCTGATATTCCCTCTTCTTTGTGTCTTCCTTCTCTTAAATCTTGAAGAAAATCAAAAACATTGGATGACCTGTCAGTGGAGGTGCAGGATTGTGCAATATAAACCCCGCTGTGGTCATCGCTTCCGCCTGTAAAAAATTTTTCCCATGCCTTATCCGCGACGCACAGATTATATCTGCCTGCCATTTCTTCAATTATTGCCGGGGTTAGATTTTCAAGAATTAACCTTGTTGTCTGATTTAAATATTGATTGCGGGCGCCGTTTAAAACTTCAAACCTTTTAAATAAAAGTATCAACTTTTCAACATTTTGCAGGGTAAGCTTATCATTTACGGAAAGAAGCGGGTGGGCAACGGAATGGATTATATTGTTTTCAAGCATATATTTCCGGAGTTCATAAATATTCCCGCGGATTTTTTGTATCTGCTCAAACTGCCTTTCTGTAATCCCCATCACAAGACAGTGTATCTTACAGTTATCTTCCGGGAAGTATGTGGTAATCTCAGAAGAGATAAACACACCCGGAAGGTGTGCTATTTCAAGTGCCCCCGATATACTGTTGTGGTCGGTTATTGTTATATAATCCATCCCCTTTTGCTTACAGGTTTCATATATTGCGGAGGGTTCCACGAAGCTTTCAGACGCACCTATGCGGCGTAAAAACCATTCACTGGGTCTGTTTGAATATTTACTGTGTATATGCAGGTCCGACCTTGACATTTTTAAGCACTCCTATGGACTTTTTTATGTAATCCGAATACATCCCTCTTATCTCAAGCATCCATATACCCGTATAACGGCTTGAAAGAACATTTACCACATCTGCAACAGGTATGCAGCCCCAACCCGGAGGCAGGTGTAAATCCCCCAATCCTAAAGGAACCATCTCCGAAAAATTATTCTCGTAATAACCGGAGGGCTTCCCGAAATTATCGTGGATATGGATATAACCTATAGAGTCTTTAATCTTTTTTATTGAATCTAAAAACCCAAACCCATAAAAATTTGATGATACAAAAAGATGCCCTATGTCAAGTGCTATGGATACATTTTTGCAGTTTATGTTCTTAACCTGATTATAGAGCACATCCAATTTTTCCGCATACCAGTCAAAACATTGAGGAACAAATGCAGGCATATTCTCAATGCATATATCTATATCTTTATATTTTTTTGCAATTGTTTTTATAACCCCCGCCTCTTTTTCAAGAAGTTCATTTTTTAATTTTGCGGATAGGATTTTATAACGCTCTCCGGTTTGCTGCTCCGATATAAACTTACCGGGGTGATAAACAACGATATTAGAACCCAGAAGATATGCAAACTCCATCGTTGAATATAAAACAGCCTTATGGGTTTCGGGCTGATTTTTATCCATTACATCCAACGATAAAGGGCAATGGACTGTGTACTCAAAATCAAAACTGTGCAGCAGATTTATCAGGCGACCGGCCTGGGTTTTATCAATCTGTCCGTTTCTTATGACATCCATACAGTTGACGGGAACTTCTATGTATTTCAAGCCAATTTTTTTTAAAAGCCGCAAATCCTGCTTTAAGGCTCCGACATTACCGTTAATCCTTGCCTGACTTATCTTTGCTCCGATTTTCATATTTTTCAATGAACGAGGTTATATCTAGGAAATCTTTAAACCTCTGTTTAATGTCTTCATATCGCCAGTCCCACCATTTTATTTTTAAAAGTTTTTCAATTACATCATCTGAAAATCCTTTTCTTATGGGCTTTGCGGGAACGCCAACCGCAACCTCGTATGCTTTAACATCTTTTGTTGCAACAGGGCCCGCTCCTATCACGGTTCCGCTTTCTATATTTACACCCGGCATAATTATCGCACCATGTCCTATCCACACATCATTCCCGATATTACATATTTTCAACCTTCTGGCTTGGAAAAAATCCGCGTCATCCTGCACATCAAAACCATACTGCCGTCTTCTATATGTAAAATGGTGTTGTGATACCCTGTA
Proteins encoded:
- a CDS encoding acetyltransferase, with translation MCQKILSEKPTINSSAKIINSNLGVWTEISRDCVIEETIFGDFSYAMEGVSIIYSNIGKFCSIASYTRINPGNHPMYRVSQHHFTYRRRQYGFDVQDDADFFQARRLKICNIGNDVWIGHGAIIMPGVNIESGTVIGAGPVATKDVKAYEVAVGVPAKPIRKGFSDDVIEKLLKIKWWDWRYEDIKQRFKDFLDITSFIEKYENRSKDKSGKD